The following are encoded in a window of Mycobacterium sp. ELW1 genomic DNA:
- a CDS encoding hydroxymethylglutaryl-CoA lyase: MSNLPGHVTIREVALRDGLQIEDPIPLSAKLELLAAIAATGVREVEATAFVSPSKVPALADAPELAAHLGDYPEIDFSALVASPNGAKRAIAAGLRSVEYVVSAADAHSRANVGRSSADATAQIADIVAIAHDSGVSVEVIIATAWDCPFDGPTPPQRVLDIVDAACEFGADRLAIADTIGTTTPGRVTALLDQVAPRIGDLPLGAHFHNTRGTGLASAYAAVAAGVTRLDSSVGGLGGCPFAPGASGNIATEDLVYLLRDSGISVDVDLAAAINAAAVARSVVGHDLPSALLRAGDRITN; the protein is encoded by the coding sequence ATGAGCAACCTGCCCGGCCACGTCACGATCCGCGAGGTCGCGCTGCGTGACGGCCTACAGATCGAAGACCCGATTCCGTTGTCCGCCAAGCTCGAACTGCTCGCGGCGATCGCCGCCACCGGCGTTCGGGAAGTCGAGGCGACAGCCTTCGTCTCCCCGTCGAAGGTGCCCGCGCTGGCCGACGCACCGGAGTTGGCCGCCCATCTCGGCGACTACCCCGAGATCGACTTCTCCGCACTCGTGGCCAGTCCGAACGGTGCCAAGCGGGCCATCGCCGCCGGGCTGCGTTCCGTTGAATACGTGGTGTCGGCGGCCGACGCCCACAGTCGCGCCAATGTCGGCCGCAGCAGCGCGGACGCCACCGCGCAGATCGCCGACATCGTCGCGATTGCCCACGACTCCGGGGTCAGCGTCGAGGTCATCATCGCCACCGCCTGGGACTGCCCCTTCGACGGCCCGACCCCACCGCAGCGTGTCCTCGACATCGTCGACGCCGCTTGCGAATTCGGTGCGGACCGCCTGGCCATCGCCGACACCATCGGCACCACCACGCCGGGGCGGGTCACCGCGCTGCTGGATCAGGTCGCTCCGCGCATCGGTGACCTGCCGTTGGGTGCTCACTTCCACAACACCCGCGGCACGGGGCTGGCCAGCGCGTATGCGGCGGTCGCCGCCGGTGTGACACGGCTCGACTCGTCGGTGGGCGGTCTTGGCGGCTGCCCGTTCGCGCCGGGGGCGAGCGGCAACATCGCCACCGAGGACCTCGTATATCTGTTGCGTGACAGCGGAATCAGCGTCGACGTCGACCTGGCTGCGGCGATCAACGCGGCAGCCGTCGCCAGATCGGTGGTCGGCCACGATCTGCCCAGCGCACTGCTGCGCGCCGGCGACCGGATCACGAACTGA
- a CDS encoding alpha/beta hydrolase family protein: MKSLFDKVRGLPRRLAVAAVAAAALPGLIGLVGESATASAFSRPGLPVEYLMVPSPAMGHDIKIQFQSGGPNSPAVYLLDGLRAQDDFNGWDINTQAFEWYYQSGLSIVMPVGGQSSFYADWYSPACSKTGCQTYKWETFLTQELPQWLQANRDVKPTGSAAIGLSMAGSASLILSVYHPQQFIYAGSMSGFLNPSEGSWPFLINLSMGDAGGFKANDMWGPTQDPNSGWKRNDPMVQIPTIVANGTRIWIYCGNGQPNELGGGDLPATFLEGLTIRTNETFRDNYIAAGGKNGVFNFPNNGTHNWAYWGRELQAMKPDLQRTLGAA, from the coding sequence GTGAAGTCCTTGTTTGACAAGGTGCGCGGCCTGCCGCGTCGATTGGCAGTCGCTGCTGTCGCGGCTGCGGCTCTTCCGGGCCTGATCGGCCTGGTCGGAGAATCGGCAACTGCGAGCGCGTTCTCCCGTCCGGGGCTCCCGGTGGAGTACTTGATGGTTCCGTCGCCCGCCATGGGTCACGACATCAAGATCCAGTTCCAGAGCGGCGGCCCGAACTCGCCCGCCGTCTACCTCCTCGACGGCCTGCGTGCGCAGGACGACTTCAACGGCTGGGACATCAACACCCAGGCGTTCGAGTGGTACTACCAGTCCGGCCTGTCGATCGTCATGCCGGTCGGCGGACAGTCCAGCTTCTACGCCGACTGGTACTCGCCGGCGTGCAGCAAGACCGGTTGCCAGACCTACAAGTGGGAGACCTTCCTGACGCAGGAGCTGCCGCAGTGGCTCCAGGCCAACCGGGACGTCAAGCCCACCGGCAGCGCCGCGATCGGTCTGTCGATGGCCGGCTCGGCCTCGCTGATCCTGTCGGTGTACCACCCGCAGCAGTTCATCTACGCCGGCTCGATGTCGGGCTTCCTGAACCCGTCTGAAGGTTCGTGGCCGTTCCTGATCAACCTGTCCATGGGTGATGCCGGCGGCTTCAAGGCCAACGACATGTGGGGCCCGACGCAGGATCCGAACAGCGGCTGGAAGCGCAACGACCCGATGGTGCAGATCCCCACGATCGTCGCCAACGGCACCCGCATCTGGATCTACTGCGGTAACGGCCAGCCCAACGAGCTGGGCGGCGGCGACCTGCCGGCCACCTTCCTCGAGGGTCTGACGATTCGCACCAACGAGACCTTCCGCGACAACTACATCGCCGCGGGCGGCAAGAACGGTGTGTTCAACTTCCCCAACAAC
- a CDS encoding nuclear transport factor 2 family protein: protein MTTESQILQAADRLFAAITQGDVGAVAALWADDVTVWHTGDERDSDKARALKVIRWYVGATTYRHYDVLDRQVFDGGFVQQHILRCTNTRGEDVALRVCLIVKVGDDGLIRRIDEYLDPADLAPLLT, encoded by the coding sequence GTGACCACCGAGAGCCAGATCCTGCAGGCCGCCGACCGGCTGTTCGCCGCGATCACGCAGGGCGATGTCGGCGCGGTGGCAGCGTTGTGGGCCGACGATGTCACCGTCTGGCACACCGGCGACGAGCGCGACAGCGACAAGGCCCGCGCTCTCAAGGTGATCCGGTGGTACGTCGGCGCCACCACCTACCGGCACTACGACGTGCTCGACCGGCAGGTGTTCGACGGTGGCTTCGTCCAGCAGCACATTCTGCGATGCACCAACACCCGCGGTGAAGACGTGGCCTTGCGGGTATGCCTGATCGTGAAAGTCGGAGACGACGGCCTCATCCGGCGAATCGACGAATACCTCGACCCCGCCGACCTGGCACCGCTGCTGACCTGA
- a CDS encoding homogentisate 1,2-dioxygenase: MESFTHLRKGTTPRRIHADLDGLKDDELGRGGFTGRTANIYRRNDPTTFRASGPLRPLDLLSSELKPSDATDPAGAPLLLFSNDDCRISLSRREAAMPFYVRYVDGDLLSFVHEGSGRLETEFGPLDYRTGDWIYIPKACTWRQTPASDGPASTWLMIEATDEFRVPPAGPLGRHWPFDPSQAVVPDPAPIDDGDGPHTDGEYEVRLYHRPIDGVETTTLRYPHNPIDVEGWRGDNYAFTFNIDDYNVITSDSVHLPPMVHLFMEATGVYVCNFLPKPAESVPGTERTPWYHRNVDFDEIAFFHGGSLYGIPMPPGLISHAPQGVHHGAPEKARERARRKFDDFTRVDWKVIAIDTRRRLVPSPEVLANDLGQH; this comes from the coding sequence ATGGAATCCTTCACTCACCTGCGCAAAGGCACCACTCCGCGGCGAATCCACGCCGATCTCGACGGCCTCAAAGACGACGAACTGGGCCGGGGCGGATTCACCGGCCGCACCGCCAATATCTACCGCCGTAACGATCCCACGACATTTCGTGCCAGCGGCCCCCTGCGTCCGCTCGATCTGCTGTCCAGTGAGCTCAAACCAAGCGATGCGACCGACCCCGCGGGCGCTCCCCTGCTGCTGTTCTCCAATGACGACTGCCGCATCTCACTGAGCCGGCGCGAGGCCGCCATGCCGTTCTATGTGCGCTACGTCGACGGCGACCTGCTGTCCTTCGTCCATGAGGGCAGCGGTCGCCTGGAAACCGAGTTCGGCCCGTTGGACTACCGCACCGGCGACTGGATCTATATCCCGAAGGCGTGCACCTGGCGACAGACACCCGCTTCCGACGGTCCGGCAAGCACCTGGCTGATGATCGAGGCCACCGACGAATTCCGCGTGCCTCCCGCCGGCCCGCTGGGCCGGCACTGGCCCTTCGACCCGTCCCAGGCCGTCGTCCCGGACCCGGCGCCGATCGACGACGGCGACGGGCCCCACACCGACGGTGAGTACGAGGTGCGGCTGTATCACCGCCCGATCGACGGCGTCGAGACCACGACTCTGCGCTATCCCCACAACCCGATCGACGTCGAAGGCTGGCGCGGCGACAACTACGCCTTCACCTTCAACATCGACGACTACAACGTGATCACCTCCGATAGCGTGCACCTGCCGCCGATGGTCCATCTCTTCATGGAGGCGACGGGCGTCTACGTGTGCAACTTCCTGCCGAAGCCGGCCGAATCGGTGCCCGGCACCGAACGCACGCCCTGGTATCACCGCAACGTCGATTTCGACGAGATCGCCTTCTTCCACGGCGGCTCGCTCTACGGCATTCCGATGCCACCCGGACTGATCAGCCACGCCCCGCAGGGCGTGCACCACGGTGCGCCGGAGAAGGCCCGCGAACGGGCCCGGCGAAAGTTCGACGATTTCACCCGCGTGGACTGGAAGGTCATCGCGATCGACACCCGGAGGCGTTTGGTGCCGTCACCCGAAGTTCTGGCCAACGATCTGGGGCAACACTGA
- a CDS encoding TetR/AcrR family transcriptional regulator — translation MEPSRRSRKADRTADGPRELSSKGRQTRQAIEDAARKLFAERGFHGTTLVDITSAAGRSPAVFYRYYDDKEDLLAALAGSFLHDVVLPSGLRLHLPESPDDTHFFVTVVSAYWDMFKQSIGVMVAVDQLAATEPRFAALQNQFRQFGIDIVAASVLRAQEHGYAAGLQPEHTALAIALLFEQFTTVCLRPDSAGLGLRLSDNDAVTTLSTIWKKTLYGY, via the coding sequence ATGGAACCGTCTCGCCGTTCGCGCAAAGCGGACCGGACCGCCGACGGACCGCGCGAACTGAGCTCCAAGGGTCGCCAAACCCGCCAAGCCATCGAGGACGCCGCCCGAAAACTCTTCGCCGAACGGGGTTTCCACGGCACCACTCTGGTCGACATCACCTCGGCGGCGGGCAGGTCCCCCGCGGTGTTCTACCGCTATTACGACGACAAAGAGGACCTGCTGGCCGCACTGGCCGGTTCGTTCCTGCACGACGTCGTGCTTCCGTCCGGCCTGCGACTGCATCTGCCCGAATCCCCGGACGACACCCACTTCTTCGTCACCGTGGTCAGCGCCTACTGGGACATGTTCAAGCAGAGCATCGGTGTCATGGTCGCCGTCGACCAACTCGCCGCCACCGAACCCCGGTTCGCCGCCCTGCAGAACCAGTTCCGTCAGTTCGGTATCGACATCGTCGCCGCGTCGGTGCTGCGCGCCCAGGAGCACGGGTACGCGGCCGGCCTGCAACCCGAGCACACCGCCTTGGCGATCGCGCTGCTGTTCGAACAGTTCACCACCGTGTGCCTGCGTCCCGACAGCGCGGGCCTGGGTCTGCGCCTGTCCGACAACGACGCCGTGACGACCCTGTCTACCATTTGGAAGAAAACGCTCTACGGCTATTGA
- a CDS encoding RNA-binding S4 domain-containing protein: MESTRVDRWLWAVRLTKTRPDAAAACRGGHVRVNDRLAKPSTTVSPGDEVRARVGDTTRIVEVVRVIAKRVGAADAVTCYLDRTPKPPSVPAVPVAARDRGAGRPTKRDRRALDKWRASQW; encoded by the coding sequence ATGGAATCGACTCGGGTGGATCGGTGGCTGTGGGCGGTCAGGCTGACGAAGACCCGCCCGGACGCCGCCGCGGCGTGCCGAGGCGGGCACGTCCGGGTCAACGACCGGTTGGCCAAGCCCTCGACGACGGTCTCTCCCGGTGACGAGGTGCGCGCACGCGTCGGCGACACGACGAGGATCGTCGAGGTCGTCCGGGTGATCGCCAAACGGGTGGGCGCGGCCGACGCCGTCACCTGCTATCTGGACCGCACGCCCAAACCGCCCAGTGTTCCCGCCGTGCCAGTGGCGGCGCGTGATCGCGGAGCCGGCCGGCCGACCAAGCGGGACCGCCGCGCGCTCGACAAGTGGCGTGCGAGCCAGTGGTGA
- a CDS encoding alpha/beta fold hydrolase — protein MVTPVKRAYERIPYLIAYQNTSAVRDVYGGVAELVVLESYLLKPTTPSDTVLVFMHPIGGGAYLPMINALARAGHHVIYCNSRFRGTDSGLLMEKVVEDLGECIKDAKDRLGYAKVVLAGWSGGGSLSVFYQQQAQHPTITASPSGDGPDLTKLGLLPADGIMLLAAHISRHGTMTEWMDASILDESDPTKRDPELDLYNPDNPNQPPYTQEFLERYHQAQIARNRRITKWVKDKLAALKADGRPDDEFCFVVHGTMADPRWLDPTVDPNERAPGTCYLGDPQVVNMSPVGLARFCTLRSWLSQWSYDDANGDAVKAGPDIAVPALVIGNLADDACTPSHTRRLFEAIGHPDKEMHEIPGANHYYSGPDQKETLRQAVGIVTDWLVRHDFAKVD, from the coding sequence ATGGTCACGCCGGTCAAGCGCGCCTATGAGCGCATCCCGTATCTGATTGCCTACCAGAACACTTCAGCCGTGCGGGACGTCTACGGCGGGGTCGCCGAGTTGGTCGTGCTGGAAAGCTATCTACTCAAGCCGACCACCCCCTCGGATACCGTGCTGGTCTTCATGCACCCGATCGGCGGTGGCGCCTACCTGCCGATGATCAACGCACTGGCGCGGGCGGGGCATCACGTCATCTACTGCAACAGCCGCTTCCGGGGCACCGACTCAGGGCTGCTGATGGAGAAGGTGGTCGAGGATCTCGGCGAATGCATCAAGGACGCCAAGGATCGGCTGGGCTACGCCAAGGTGGTCCTGGCGGGGTGGAGTGGCGGTGGCTCGCTGTCGGTGTTCTATCAGCAGCAGGCGCAGCACCCGACGATCACCGCCAGTCCGTCCGGTGACGGTCCGGATCTGACCAAGCTCGGCTTGCTGCCCGCGGACGGCATCATGCTCCTGGCCGCGCACATCAGCAGGCACGGCACGATGACCGAGTGGATGGACGCGTCCATCCTCGACGAGAGCGACCCGACCAAGCGCGACCCGGAACTCGACCTGTACAACCCGGACAACCCCAATCAACCGCCGTACACCCAGGAATTCCTGGAGCGCTACCACCAGGCGCAGATCGCCCGGAATCGGCGAATCACCAAGTGGGTCAAGGACAAACTGGCCGCCCTCAAGGCCGACGGACGGCCCGACGACGAATTCTGCTTCGTCGTGCACGGCACGATGGCCGATCCGCGCTGGCTCGACCCGACCGTCGACCCCAACGAGCGCGCACCCGGCACCTGCTATCTGGGCGACCCGCAGGTGGTCAACATGAGCCCCGTCGGGCTGGCACGGTTCTGCACCCTGCGCAGCTGGCTGTCACAGTGGAGCTATGACGACGCCAACGGGGACGCCGTGAAGGCCGGCCCGGACATCGCGGTGCCGGCACTGGTCATCGGCAATCTCGCCGACGACGCCTGCACGCCCAGCCATACCCGCCGGCTGTTCGAGGCCATCGGGCATCCCGACAAGGAGATGCACGAGATCCCGGGTGCCAACCACTACTACTCCGGGCCGGACCAGAAGGAGACGCTGCGCCAGGCCGTCGGGATCGTCACGGACTGGCTGGTTCGGCACGACTTCGCGAAGGTTGACTAA
- a CDS encoding CoA transferase, which produces MGDHVTGPLDGIRVIEVGTLISGPFAGRLLGDMGAEVIKVEPPGAPDPLRTWGQAELDGHHFFWTVHARNKKAVTLNLREARGRDLFLDLVAKSDIIVENFRPGTLEKWGLGYDVLRERNRGIILVRVSGYGQTGPESAKAGYASVAEAASGLRHMNGFPGGPPPRLALSLGDSLAGMFAAQGALAALYRRTVTGEGQIVDAALTESCLAVQESTIPDYDIGGVVRGPSGTRLDGIAPSNIYRSADGSWVVIAANQDTVFRRLCAAMGQPELAQDDRFVNHVARGRNQDELDAIIGDWAATREPGDIIKTLSEAGVISGPINTVAEVVTDPQLLSRGMIADHWDERIGRNVKGPGVVPVLSESPGTIRSAGSSRPGQHNGEVYGELLGLRSEEIADLESQGVL; this is translated from the coding sequence ATGGGTGATCACGTCACAGGTCCGCTGGACGGAATCCGGGTCATCGAGGTCGGCACGCTGATCTCCGGACCGTTCGCGGGCCGACTGCTCGGCGACATGGGCGCCGAGGTGATCAAGGTCGAACCGCCCGGCGCTCCCGACCCGCTGCGCACCTGGGGTCAGGCCGAGTTGGACGGCCACCACTTCTTTTGGACGGTGCACGCCCGCAACAAGAAGGCGGTCACCCTCAACCTCCGGGAAGCGCGGGGCCGCGACCTGTTCCTCGATCTGGTCGCGAAGTCCGACATCATCGTCGAGAACTTCCGGCCCGGCACGCTGGAGAAGTGGGGCCTCGGTTACGACGTTCTGCGCGAACGCAATCGGGGCATCATCCTGGTCCGGGTGTCCGGTTACGGGCAGACCGGTCCGGAGTCGGCGAAGGCCGGCTACGCCTCGGTCGCCGAGGCGGCCAGCGGGTTGCGCCACATGAACGGCTTCCCCGGCGGGCCGCCGCCGCGCCTGGCGCTGTCGCTGGGCGACAGCTTGGCCGGGATGTTCGCCGCGCAGGGCGCGCTGGCGGCGCTGTACCGGCGGACCGTCACCGGTGAGGGGCAGATCGTCGACGCGGCACTGACCGAATCGTGTCTGGCGGTGCAGGAGTCGACGATCCCCGACTACGACATCGGCGGCGTGGTGCGCGGACCGTCGGGCACCCGGCTCGACGGCATCGCCCCGTCGAACATCTACCGCAGCGCCGACGGCAGCTGGGTGGTGATCGCCGCCAACCAGGACACCGTCTTTCGGCGGTTGTGCGCAGCGATGGGCCAGCCCGAGTTGGCCCAGGACGACCGATTCGTCAATCATGTTGCGCGCGGACGCAATCAGGACGAGCTCGACGCGATCATCGGTGACTGGGCGGCGACCCGCGAGCCCGGCGACATCATCAAAACGCTGAGCGAGGCGGGCGTCATCAGCGGACCGATCAACACCGTCGCCGAAGTCGTCACCGACCCGCAGCTGCTGTCCCGCGGCATGATCGCCGATCACTGGGACGAACGTATCGGCCGCAATGTGAAGGGCCCGGGCGTGGTTCCGGTGTTGTCGGAATCCCCCGGCACCATCCGATCTGCGGGCTCGTCGCGGCCCGGACAGCACAACGGTGAGGTGTACGGTGAACTTCTGGGCCTGCGGTCCGAGGAGATCGCCGATCTGGAGTCTCAGGGAGTGCTATGA
- a CDS encoding acyl-CoA dehydrogenase family protein, giving the protein MDFSLPEHLTTLLAEMDAFIEADIKPLEREHIQYFDQRREFARTDVENGGIPRREWEDLLDEMRRRADKAGWLRYGLPSKFGGRDGTNLDMAVIREHLAHKGLGLHNDLQDESSIVGNFPQVIMMDRFGTDDQKSEWIEAMLTGTRSMAFGLTEPDHGSDATWLETRAVRDGDDWVINGNKRWNTGVHRATHDLVFARTSGEAGQARGITAFLVPCDAEGFEVPYYWWTFNMPTDHAEVVLRDVRIPADAVLGEVDHGLEVAQTFLHENRIRQAASSLGAAQYCIDRAVDYAGKRVTFGKPLSVNQAVQWPLVELQTEAQMVRLLVRYAATELDRNHHLEVSDKVSMANYRANRLVCEAADRAMQVHGGIGYSRHEPFEHIYRHHRRYRITEGAEEIQMRRVAQRMFKFGKPAR; this is encoded by the coding sequence GTGGATTTCTCTCTGCCCGAACACCTTACGACCCTGTTGGCCGAAATGGATGCGTTCATCGAAGCCGACATCAAGCCCCTCGAGCGGGAACACATCCAGTACTTCGATCAGCGTCGCGAGTTCGCCCGCACCGACGTCGAGAACGGTGGCATTCCCCGCCGGGAGTGGGAGGATCTGCTCGACGAGATGCGCCGGCGAGCCGATAAGGCGGGGTGGTTGCGGTACGGGCTGCCGTCGAAGTTCGGCGGCCGGGACGGCACCAATCTCGATATGGCGGTGATCCGGGAACACCTGGCACACAAGGGGCTTGGCCTGCACAACGATCTGCAGGACGAGTCCTCGATCGTCGGCAACTTCCCGCAGGTCATCATGATGGACCGGTTCGGCACCGACGACCAGAAGAGCGAATGGATCGAGGCGATGCTGACCGGCACGCGGTCCATGGCGTTCGGACTCACCGAACCGGACCACGGCTCGGACGCCACCTGGCTGGAGACCCGCGCCGTCCGCGACGGCGACGACTGGGTGATCAACGGCAACAAGCGGTGGAACACCGGTGTGCACCGGGCCACCCACGACCTGGTGTTCGCGCGCACCTCCGGCGAGGCCGGTCAGGCGCGCGGCATCACCGCGTTCCTGGTTCCGTGCGACGCCGAAGGGTTCGAGGTGCCGTACTACTGGTGGACGTTCAACATGCCCACCGACCATGCCGAGGTCGTCCTGCGCGACGTGCGGATCCCCGCCGATGCCGTCCTCGGCGAGGTCGACCATGGCCTGGAGGTCGCCCAGACCTTCCTGCACGAGAACAGGATTCGCCAGGCGGCAAGCAGCCTCGGCGCCGCCCAGTACTGCATCGACCGCGCCGTCGACTATGCCGGCAAGCGGGTGACGTTCGGCAAGCCACTGTCGGTCAACCAGGCCGTGCAGTGGCCGCTGGTCGAGCTGCAGACCGAGGCTCAGATGGTGCGACTACTGGTCCGCTACGCGGCCACCGAACTCGACCGCAATCATCACCTCGAGGTGTCCGACAAGGTGTCGATGGCCAACTACCGCGCCAACCGGCTGGTGTGCGAGGCGGCCGACCGGGCCATGCAGGTGCACGGCGGAATCGGCTACAGCCGTCACGAACCGTTCGAGCACATCTATCGGCACCACCGCCGGTACCGCATCACCGAGGGCGCCGAGGAGATCCAGATGCGTCGCGTGGCCCAACGGATGTTCAAGTTCGGCAAGCCGGCTCGCTGA
- a CDS encoding phosphotransferase family protein — protein MAAETLAADLADLLRPLLGPQTDVDNLRALTGGASRTTWAFDAVTGSQRRALILRTGPPDDVHAGMELEAAVQAAAAAAGAPVPEILVASDSVEALGNPFLICGEIAGETIVRRIQRQLDDDGRAKLLRQCAQALAAIHRGAADAPGLAEQDQMAEWHGRLDEMGDTTATFEWAFRWLAAHRPPASPLRLVHGDFRMGNLIVDGSDLAAVLDWELVHIGEIYEDLAWFCIRAWRFGAPSSMAAGGLGSIDDFVAAYEEAGGATVDRATLRWWLVLATLRWGVICRFQAERHLSGQTRSVELAAIGRRVCETEWDVLDLLEGAS, from the coding sequence ATGGCCGCCGAGACGCTGGCCGCGGATCTGGCCGACCTACTGCGCCCGCTGCTCGGTCCCCAGACCGACGTGGACAACCTGCGCGCGTTGACCGGTGGGGCCAGCCGCACCACCTGGGCGTTCGACGCGGTCACCGGATCGCAGCGCCGCGCACTGATTCTGCGCACCGGGCCGCCGGATGACGTCCACGCCGGGATGGAACTGGAGGCGGCCGTCCAGGCGGCGGCCGCCGCGGCCGGCGCGCCGGTACCCGAGATCCTGGTCGCCTCCGATTCGGTTGAGGCGCTGGGTAATCCGTTTCTGATTTGCGGTGAGATCGCCGGCGAGACCATCGTTCGGCGTATACAACGCCAGCTCGACGATGACGGCAGGGCGAAGCTGCTCCGGCAGTGCGCGCAGGCGCTGGCGGCGATTCATCGCGGCGCGGCCGACGCCCCCGGCCTGGCCGAGCAGGACCAGATGGCGGAGTGGCACGGGCGCCTGGACGAGATGGGCGACACCACAGCGACATTCGAGTGGGCGTTTCGATGGTTGGCGGCCCACCGGCCGCCGGCGTCGCCGCTGCGGCTTGTGCACGGCGATTTCCGGATGGGCAACCTGATCGTCGACGGCTCGGATCTGGCGGCAGTACTGGACTGGGAACTGGTCCACATCGGCGAGATCTACGAAGATCTGGCCTGGTTCTGCATCCGGGCCTGGCGGTTCGGCGCCCCGTCGAGCATGGCAGCCGGTGGCCTGGGCAGTATCGATGATTTCGTCGCAGCGTATGAGGAAGCCGGCGGTGCGACCGTCGACCGCGCGACGTTGCGGTGGTGGCTGGTGCTGGCCACCCTGCGCTGGGGGGTGATCTGCCGATTCCAGGCCGAACGGCACCTCAGCGGCCAGACCCGGTCGGTCGAGCTGGCCGCGATCGGCCGGCGGGTCTGCGAGACCGAATGGGATGTGCTCGACCTACTGGAGGGTGCGTCGTGA
- a CDS encoding cyclopropane mycolic acid synthase family methyltransferase, with amino-acid sequence MSHPASTTSHLKPHFEDVQSHYDLSDDFFRLFLDPTQTYSCAYFERDDLTLQEAQLAKIDLSLGKLGLEPGMTLLDVGCGWGATMRRAIEKYDVNVVGLTLSRNQQAHAERAFAEMDTARSRRVLLCGWEQFDEPVDRIVSIGAFEHFGADRYSAFFDFAYDALPDDGVMMLHSIMQIPRAEMEARGLPITMSLLRFFKFISVEIFPGGHLPTRDIVKDLSGKAGFTTDLVQSLEQHYAKTLDLWAAALEARRDEAIAIQSEEVYDRYMKYLTGCADLFRNRYTDVCQFTLSK; translated from the coding sequence TTGTCACACCCAGCAAGCACCACGTCACACCTGAAGCCACACTTCGAGGACGTTCAGTCGCACTACGACTTGTCCGACGACTTCTTCCGGCTCTTTCTCGATCCGACCCAGACCTACAGCTGCGCCTACTTCGAGCGCGACGATCTGACGCTGCAGGAGGCGCAGCTCGCCAAGATCGATCTGTCGCTCGGCAAGTTGGGTCTGGAGCCCGGTATGACCCTGCTGGACGTCGGCTGCGGCTGGGGCGCCACGATGCGCCGTGCGATCGAGAAGTACGACGTCAATGTCGTCGGGCTGACCCTGAGCCGCAATCAGCAGGCTCACGCCGAACGCGCGTTCGCGGAGATGGACACCGCGCGTAGCCGCCGCGTGCTGCTGTGCGGCTGGGAGCAGTTCGACGAACCGGTGGATCGGATCGTGTCGATCGGGGCCTTCGAGCACTTCGGGGCGGACCGTTACAGCGCGTTCTTCGACTTCGCCTACGACGCCCTACCCGACGACGGCGTGATGATGCTGCACTCCATCATGCAGATCCCGCGGGCCGAGATGGAGGCACGTGGGCTGCCCATCACGATGAGCCTGCTGCGGTTCTTCAAGTTCATCTCGGTGGAGATCTTCCCCGGCGGCCACCTGCCGACCCGCGACATCGTCAAGGATCTGTCCGGAAAGGCCGGTTTCACAACCGATCTCGTCCAGTCCCTGGAACAGCACTATGCGAAGACCCTCGATTTGTGGGCGGCGGCACTCGAGGCGCGCCGAGATGAGGCGATCGCGATCCAGTCCGAAGAGGTCTACGACCGCTACATGAAGTACCTGACCGGGTGCGCGGACCTGTTCCGCAACCGCTACACCGACGTCTGCCAGTTCACGCTGAGCAAGTAG
- a CDS encoding DUF6285 domain-containing protein, translating into MTGLNGRPTAAELVAAVAEFLAGDVRSNTTGSVNFHALVAVNVLRTVERELLDETAAEPQAALEGLGYRDEAALAAAIRAGELDSRGDEVMRCLRAVVKHRVAIAHPGYDSPEGGSPS; encoded by the coding sequence GTGACCGGACTCAACGGACGGCCCACAGCCGCCGAACTCGTCGCCGCCGTCGCCGAATTCCTCGCCGGTGACGTCCGGTCCAACACCACCGGGTCGGTCAACTTCCACGCCCTCGTCGCCGTCAACGTCTTGCGCACCGTGGAACGCGAATTGCTCGACGAGACCGCCGCCGAACCGCAGGCCGCTCTCGAGGGGCTCGGCTATCGGGACGAAGCCGCGCTGGCCGCGGCCATCCGCGCCGGGGAGCTCGACAGCCGCGGCGACGAGGTGATGCGCTGCCTTCGCGCCGTGGTCAAGCACCGGGTGGCCATAGCCCACCCCGGATACGACTCACCCGAAGGAGGTTCGCCGTCGTGA